One part of the Acinetobacter sp. XS-4 genome encodes these proteins:
- the nuoK gene encoding NADH-quinone oxidoreductase subunit NuoK, whose translation MGQIPLEHGLIVATILFALGFYGVMVRRNLLFMLMSLEVMMNAAALAFVLAGSVWAQPDGQVMFILILTLAAAEACIGLAIVLQFYHRFHHLDVDAASEMRG comes from the coding sequence ATGGGCCAGATTCCTTTAGAACATGGTTTGATTGTTGCAACCATCCTTTTTGCACTCGGTTTTTACGGTGTAATGGTGCGACGCAACCTATTATTTATGTTAATGAGCCTTGAGGTCATGATGAATGCTGCTGCATTGGCATTTGTTCTTGCGGGTAGCGTATGGGCACAACCAGATGGACAAGTGATGTTCATTCTGATTTTGACCCTTGCAGCAGCAGAGGCATGTATCGGTCTTGCGATTGTCCTTCAGTTCTATCATCGCTTCCATCATTTGGATGTGGATGCTGCTAGTGAGATGCGCGGATGA
- the nuoM gene encoding NADH-quinone oxidoreductase subunit M, translated as MENNLILPALILVPFIAGFICWLVDKLDKTLPRWIALIGMLITLGLGLALWQSGTYSYEMGSKIPTWSAEFYLPWIQSLGIGIHLAVDGLSLLMVLLTALLGVLAVGCSWGEIQKNVGFFHLNLLWSLGGVIGVFLAIDLFLFFFFWEMMLVPIYFLIALWGHKGSNGRSRVYAATKFFLYTQIAGLVMLIGILGLVVYGYMMTGMIGFDYNYLLAVANHLPPSLAYGFMICFFIGFAVKLPVFPLHGWLPDAHAQAPTAGSVDLAGILIKTAAYGLLRFVIPFFPTASAQFADIAIIFGLIGIFYGAWCAYQQTDMKRLLAYTSISHMGFILLAIYAGNILTFQGLMIMMLAHGLSSAALFIMSGQIYERLHTRDLRLMGGLRGQLQYLPFFLMFFVAALVGVPGLGNFIGEFLILMGSFNKYPVFTILASISLVFAGLYGLILVHRTLFGEPNPEQKQHYTSPLKDLSAREVGILMICAIGLVWLGIYPQTFLDVSHSSMQWFVNSYMPVQEVVETVQQTATQLDHVEIQ; from the coding sequence ATGGAAAACAATTTAATTTTACCCGCGCTGATCCTTGTTCCGTTCATTGCTGGTTTTATTTGTTGGTTAGTCGATAAGCTCGACAAAACCTTGCCACGCTGGATTGCCTTAATTGGTATGCTCATTACTTTGGGCTTAGGTCTTGCACTTTGGCAAAGTGGAACTTATAGCTATGAGATGGGTTCAAAAATCCCAACTTGGTCTGCTGAGTTCTATTTACCGTGGATTCAATCACTCGGTATCGGCATTCACTTAGCTGTGGATGGTTTATCTTTACTCATGGTTTTACTAACAGCATTACTTGGTGTACTTGCTGTTGGTTGTTCATGGGGCGAAATTCAAAAGAACGTTGGTTTCTTCCACTTAAACCTCTTATGGAGTTTAGGTGGTGTTATCGGTGTATTCTTAGCGATTGACCTATTCTTGTTCTTCTTCTTCTGGGAGATGATGCTTGTACCAATCTACTTCCTGATTGCGTTATGGGGTCATAAAGGTTCAAACGGTCGTTCACGTGTTTACGCAGCTACTAAGTTCTTCCTTTACACGCAAATCGCTGGTTTAGTGATGTTAATCGGTATTCTTGGTCTTGTAGTTTATGGCTACATGATGACCGGAATGATCGGTTTCGATTACAACTATTTATTAGCTGTAGCTAATCACTTACCTCCTAGCTTAGCGTATGGTTTCATGATCTGTTTCTTCATCGGTTTTGCGGTGAAGTTACCAGTATTCCCATTACACGGTTGGTTACCAGATGCACATGCTCAAGCACCTACAGCAGGTTCTGTAGACTTAGCAGGTATCTTGATTAAAACAGCTGCGTATGGCTTGCTTCGTTTTGTTATTCCATTCTTCCCGACAGCTTCTGCACAGTTTGCAGACATTGCGATTATTTTCGGTTTGATTGGTATTTTCTACGGCGCATGGTGTGCTTACCAGCAAACTGACATGAAACGTTTACTTGCGTACACGTCGATTTCACACATGGGCTTTATTTTACTTGCGATCTACGCAGGTAACATTTTGACCTTCCAAGGTTTAATGATCATGATGTTGGCACACGGTTTGTCATCAGCTGCATTGTTCATTATGTCTGGTCAAATCTACGAACGTTTACATACACGTGATTTACGTTTAATGGGTGGTCTTCGTGGCCAGCTTCAGTACTTGCCATTTTTCTTGATGTTCTTCGTGGCTGCTCTTGTAGGCGTGCCAGGTTTGGGTAACTTTATCGGTGAATTCCTGATCTTGATGGGTTCATTCAATAAATATCCTGTATTCACGATTCTTGCTTCTATCAGCCTTGTATTTGCAGGCTTATACGGCTTGATTTTGGTTCACCGTACTTTATTTGGTGAACCAAATCCTGAACAAAAGCAACACTACACTAGTCCACTAAAAGACTTATCTGCTCGTGAAGTTGGTATTTTGATGATTTGTGCGATTGGTCTCGTTTGGCTTGGTATCTACCCACAAACATTCTTGGATGTATCTCATTCAAGCATGCAGTGGTTTGTAAATAGTTATATGCCAGTTCAAGAAGTCGTTGAAACTGTTCAGCAAACAGCTACTCAACTTGACCATGTGGAGATCCAATAA
- the nuoL gene encoding NADH-quinone oxidoreductase subunit L, which yields MSYLYLTVLFPLIGFILLAAGRDKLSENVAAIIGVGSVGLSALFALIAGMAFTTSGQQVFVQNLWTWFNVGGFAPGISLHLDGLSLLMMGMVTGVGFLIHIFASWYMRGEEGYARFFSYFNLFVASMLVLVLGDNLALLFLGWEGVGLCSYLLIGFYYANPANGWAAIKAFTVTRVGDVFLLIALFLLYQQFGTLNTQYIVEHAAEVMTKSSSLTIWTALMLFLGAAGKSAQIPLQTWLADAMAGPTPVSALIHAATMVTAGVYLCCRLFSVFELAPEVMQFISVTGAVTLLVAGFAALVQTDIKRILAYSTMSQLGYMFMAVGAEAYQAGLFHMLAHAFFKALLFLSSGAVILAYHHEQNIFKMGGLFKRNKFLFACFAIGGGALAAIPFLTIGFFSKDAILGEVWVQGQSVALYHTLYWVGVAGAFLTSIYTFRLIWVVFFGQENTPYHEIKGATYWAPLGILAVLSTFVGAVLKAPVAGILNTAKIPEFHVAEQFVEGMHGAEHLAVGIALVGLVVGIALFTFAYGAVKSFAQTSLGSGLAHICRTAFGFDALYDIVFVKPYLFFAKIFGRDPIDSLWLVLPALVKGGNSFTSSRQTGSLREYASSMSLGVVVLLMILIVIQVVGK from the coding sequence ATGAGTTATTTATATCTAACAGTATTATTTCCGCTAATCGGTTTTATTTTATTGGCGGCAGGACGAGACAAACTCTCTGAAAATGTTGCAGCAATTATTGGTGTGGGTTCTGTAGGTTTATCTGCATTATTTGCACTGATTGCTGGAATGGCATTTACCACGAGTGGTCAGCAAGTCTTTGTTCAAAATCTGTGGACTTGGTTCAATGTTGGTGGTTTTGCACCGGGCATTAGCTTACATTTAGATGGCTTATCTTTACTCATGATGGGCATGGTGACGGGGGTTGGTTTCTTAATCCACATCTTTGCATCATGGTACATGCGCGGTGAAGAAGGTTATGCTCGTTTCTTCTCTTATTTCAACCTGTTTGTTGCCAGCATGCTTGTGCTTGTACTGGGCGACAACTTAGCGTTGTTATTCTTAGGTTGGGAAGGCGTAGGTCTTTGCTCTTATTTGCTTATCGGTTTCTATTATGCAAACCCTGCAAATGGTTGGGCTGCGATCAAAGCATTTACAGTTACCCGCGTAGGTGACGTATTCTTACTTATCGCTTTATTCTTGCTTTACCAACAATTTGGTACGCTGAATACTCAGTACATCGTTGAACACGCAGCAGAAGTAATGACGAAGAGTTCGTCTCTTACGATCTGGACTGCATTAATGTTGTTCTTGGGTGCTGCTGGTAAATCTGCGCAAATTCCATTGCAAACATGGTTGGCAGATGCAATGGCAGGTCCAACACCTGTTTCTGCATTAATCCATGCTGCAACAATGGTAACGGCTGGTGTGTACTTATGCTGCCGTCTATTCAGCGTATTCGAACTTGCGCCTGAAGTGATGCAATTCATTTCGGTAACAGGTGCTGTGACTTTGTTAGTTGCAGGTTTTGCTGCACTCGTTCAAACAGACATCAAACGTATCTTGGCTTACTCAACAATGAGTCAGTTGGGTTATATGTTCATGGCTGTAGGTGCGGAAGCTTATCAAGCTGGCTTATTCCATATGTTGGCTCACGCATTCTTTAAGGCATTATTATTCTTGTCTTCTGGTGCGGTGATTCTGGCTTACCACCACGAGCAAAACATCTTCAAAATGGGTGGCTTGTTCAAACGTAACAAATTCCTGTTTGCTTGTTTTGCGATTGGTGGCGGTGCATTAGCAGCGATTCCATTCTTGACCATAGGCTTCTTCTCTAAAGATGCGATTCTTGGTGAAGTTTGGGTACAAGGCCAATCAGTTGCTCTATATCACACCTTATATTGGGTGGGTGTAGCTGGTGCATTCCTGACTTCAATCTATACATTCCGTTTAATCTGGGTTGTATTCTTTGGTCAAGAAAACACGCCTTACCATGAAATTAAAGGTGCAACTTACTGGGCTCCATTGGGCATTTTAGCTGTACTGTCTACTTTTGTTGGTGCCGTATTAAAAGCGCCTGTAGCTGGTATTCTTAATACTGCAAAAATTCCTGAATTCCATGTGGCTGAACAATTTGTTGAAGGCATGCATGGGGCAGAGCATTTAGCAGTAGGAATTGCGCTAGTTGGTCTAGTTGTTGGTATAGCATTATTTACATTTGCTTATGGTGCAGTGAAATCATTCGCTCAAACAAGTTTGGGTTCAGGTTTGGCACATATTTGCCGTACCGCTTTTGGTTTTGATGCATTGTATGACATCGTTTTTGTTAAACCTTATTTGTTCTTCGCCAAAATCTTTGGCCGTGACCCGATTGACAGTTTGTGGTTAGTTCTTCCTGCACTTGTTAAAGGCGGAAACAGTTTTACAAGCTCACGTCAAACCGGTTCATTGCGTGAATACGCATCAAGTATGTCACTCGGTGTAGTGGTGTTATTGATGATCTTGATCGTTATTCAGGTAGTGGGGAAATAA